A genomic region of Bernardetia sp. ABR2-2B contains the following coding sequences:
- a CDS encoding GNAT family protein yields the protein MTNSKDQNLENIELQTKRLILNSLSYKDIPKIIEYANNPKISDNVINIPFPYFEKDAIFWLNMANQDKKTGEAYKFAIRKKEDENLEFIGGVGLLLDKKHNKAELGYWIGEPFWSKGFVSEAVEKIIEFGFETLKLNKIIANHFLTNPASGKIMIKNKMIREAHLKDHYKKGDKYLDVIQYRLTREEYQENKLK from the coding sequence ATGACGAACAGTAAAGACCAAAATTTAGAAAATATTGAGTTACAAACAAAAAGATTAATTCTCAACTCTCTTTCTTATAAAGATATTCCAAAAATAATCGAATACGCAAACAATCCAAAAATTTCAGATAACGTAATAAATATTCCTTTTCCCTACTTTGAAAAAGATGCTATTTTTTGGCTCAATATGGCTAATCAAGATAAAAAGACGGGAGAAGCCTACAAATTTGCTATTCGCAAAAAAGAAGATGAAAATTTGGAATTTATAGGAGGAGTTGGTCTTTTATTAGATAAAAAACATAACAAAGCAGAGTTAGGTTATTGGATAGGAGAACCTTTTTGGAGTAAAGGGTTTGTGAGTGAAGCAGTAGAAAAAATCATTGAGTTTGGTTTTGAAACTTTAAAGCTAAACAAAATTATTGCAAATCACTTTTTAACCAACCCAGCCTCTGGAAAGATTATGATAAAAAACAAGATGATAAGAGAAGCTCATCTAAAAGACCATTATAAAAAAGGCGATAAATATTTGGATGTAATTCAGTATCGCCTAACAAGAGAAGAATACCAAGAAAACAAGCTGAAATAG
- a CDS encoding T9SS type B sorting domain-containing protein encodes MKQYLFTLLAALFFNLYFSLHSSAQRTVIESDSLILVDIYESTNGASWSNTWKLDQKITTWNGVTVQNQRVVGLNLSRRNLTDSLPNSLGNLSELRSLNISSNNLTGSLEMLTMLTKLTVFSMAATNYKSSYGNVPSMFGQMRQLTYLNMAQNGFTAPISDTTGFFLLTNLQELYINSNSFTGTMQNQFGNFRNLKKLNISSCRFSGALPTTLRRLTALEEFYLASNAFDSDLGQVISVMPNLRILSAASNRLGRNRELPRSLYNLSKLTYLDISNNEYKLYISTQISKLKNLQTLLLQNNKLIGELPPSIADLSKLVNCNLSNNSLEGKIPIRLYYLSTLKILILARNKFEDTLPTGLNIPNSLTYLDLSHNLFNTGLISGQIGEVYSFDFFPNLNYLDVSFNDLEDFDEIEFYKLRNLRTIKLNNNKLKGNIPTKIASIVSLISFDISANKFEGTLPSQIGNMSSIQTFRASTNSLEGQIPSSFFVPSSTLRTLDLSRNKFTSIENIDSLTKVQTVNVSNNKLTFGDLEGHTDKIDNFIYSPQQNIPIIQPCYLNVQTTGKYNRYQWFFNGDSIKNATDSVFAAKKTGTYYVKVKNDSVPKLILTSDKAVIDEFTVPDNNFPNENFKDTTFCEPFEYQLIATEKGIDYLWSTGDSTRSITISEEGIYTVLVDNGFCTVVDTVRINFAGVKNNIISSSQRVCRDEVPSLLTGDSSLVGHTYLWQSSIDSLNWTNLDSSLNYQPQNLSISTYFRRKVTPDTLCDAKYSNVILIQVSNLKVEAKTTNVSCFGGNDGKIELEITGAFDGYQILWENGNTSNSLSNLKKGNYKVNVIDGLGCQDSLIIEITEPQELEGIFIIKEASCNSELNDGAISLFIQGGTAPYQTTWTYQGTTIASNTNEISGLEPNENNKYQVRVTDANGCELTVSDFLIRQQPVDSRFMYDYESYCKLEINPKPAILGVQNGFFFTDDTGIELDSLSGEIYLNKSSQGTYKIVYQADECSADTVFIEINEDCFAGIPNTFTPNNDGTNDTWQVPFLERYPTADVEIFDRTGKILFTQKQGYKKEWDALLNGMKLAEGTYYYRIRISDSLKPITGHVAIVR; translated from the coding sequence ATGAAACAATATTTATTTACCCTTTTGGCTGCATTATTTTTTAACCTTTATTTTTCTCTTCATAGTTCTGCTCAAAGGACTGTTATAGAGAGTGATTCTTTAATTTTAGTAGATATTTATGAATCTACTAACGGTGCTAGTTGGTCAAATACTTGGAAATTAGACCAAAAAATAACGACTTGGAATGGCGTAACAGTACAAAATCAGCGTGTTGTAGGTCTTAATTTAAGCAGACGTAACCTGACTGATAGCCTTCCGAACTCTTTAGGAAACCTTTCTGAATTAAGAAGTTTGAATATTTCTTCTAATAATCTGACAGGTTCTTTAGAGATGCTTACTATGCTTACTAAACTGACAGTTTTTAGCATGGCAGCCACCAACTATAAATCTAGCTATGGAAATGTTCCCTCTATGTTTGGGCAAATGCGCCAACTAACTTATTTAAATATGGCTCAAAATGGATTTACTGCGCCTATTTCAGATACGACAGGTTTTTTCTTATTGACTAATTTGCAAGAATTATATATTAACTCAAATAGCTTTACTGGAACAATGCAAAATCAATTTGGAAATTTTAGAAACCTAAAAAAACTAAATATTTCATCGTGTCGCTTCTCTGGAGCTTTACCTACAACATTGAGACGACTAACTGCTTTGGAAGAGTTCTATTTAGCCTCTAATGCTTTTGATTCTGATTTAGGACAAGTTATTTCAGTAATGCCAAATTTGAGGATTTTGTCAGCAGCTTCAAACAGATTGGGAAGAAATAGAGAATTACCACGTTCATTGTATAATTTGAGCAAACTGACTTATTTAGATATTTCAAATAATGAATACAAGCTTTATATCAGTACACAAATTTCAAAGCTAAAAAACCTTCAAACGCTTTTATTACAAAACAACAAACTTATTGGAGAACTTCCTCCTTCAATAGCTGATTTGTCTAAACTAGTAAATTGTAACTTGTCTAATAATTCATTAGAAGGGAAAATACCTATACGACTTTATTACTTATCTACTTTAAAGATATTAATTCTTGCTCGTAATAAATTTGAGGATACTTTACCTACTGGTCTGAATATTCCAAACTCTCTGACATATTTGGATTTATCTCACAATCTTTTCAATACAGGTTTAATTAGTGGGCAGATTGGAGAAGTCTATTCTTTTGATTTTTTTCCTAACCTAAATTATTTAGATGTATCCTTTAATGATTTAGAAGATTTTGATGAAATAGAATTCTATAAATTAAGAAATTTAAGAACAATAAAATTAAATAATAATAAGCTCAAAGGAAATATTCCTACAAAAATTGCTTCTATTGTTTCTCTGATTTCTTTTGATATTTCTGCCAACAAATTTGAAGGAACTCTCCCTTCTCAAATAGGAAATATGAGTAGTATTCAGACGTTTAGAGCTTCTACAAATAGTTTGGAAGGACAAATACCGAGTTCTTTTTTTGTTCCTTCTTCTACGCTAAGAACATTAGATTTGAGTAGAAATAAGTTTACATCAATAGAAAATATTGATTCTTTAACAAAAGTTCAAACAGTTAATGTAAGCAATAATAAACTGACTTTTGGGGATTTGGAAGGGCATACCGATAAAATAGACAACTTTATATACTCTCCTCAACAAAATATTCCAATTATTCAACCTTGTTATTTGAACGTACAAACAACAGGGAAATATAATCGTTATCAATGGTTTTTTAATGGAGATTCTATCAAGAATGCAACAGATTCGGTTTTTGCAGCTAAAAAAACAGGAACTTATTATGTAAAAGTAAAAAATGATAGTGTTCCTAAATTGATTCTGACTTCTGATAAAGCAGTTATTGATGAGTTTACAGTTCCTGATAATAATTTCCCAAACGAAAACTTCAAAGACACTACTTTTTGCGAACCCTTTGAGTATCAACTTATCGCTACCGAAAAGGGAATTGATTATCTATGGAGTACAGGAGATTCGACACGAAGCATAACGATTTCGGAAGAAGGAATTTATACCGTTTTGGTAGATAATGGCTTCTGTACAGTCGTTGATACTGTCAGGATTAATTTTGCTGGTGTAAAAAATAATATTATTTCTTCGTCTCAACGTGTTTGTAGAGACGAAGTGCCAAGCCTTCTGACAGGCGATTCTTCACTTGTAGGTCATACTTATTTATGGCAATCTTCTATCGATAGTTTGAACTGGACAAACTTGGATAGCTCACTTAATTATCAACCTCAAAACTTATCAATCTCAACTTATTTTAGAAGAAAAGTAACACCTGATACGCTCTGTGATGCAAAATATAGTAATGTTATTTTGATTCAAGTTTCGAATCTGAAAGTAGAAGCAAAAACTACGAATGTTTCTTGTTTTGGTGGAAATGATGGCAAAATTGAACTAGAAATTACTGGCGCATTTGATGGTTATCAGATTTTGTGGGAGAATGGAAATACAAGTAATTCCTTATCAAATCTCAAAAAAGGAAACTATAAAGTAAACGTAATTGATGGTTTGGGCTGTCAAGATTCACTAATAATTGAAATTACAGAACCTCAAGAGCTAGAAGGAATTTTTATTATAAAAGAAGCGAGTTGTAATTCAGAATTAAATGATGGTGCAATTTCGTTATTCATTCAAGGAGGGACAGCACCTTATCAAACCACTTGGACATATCAAGGAACTACTATTGCATCAAACACAAATGAAATTTCGGGTTTAGAACCTAATGAAAATAACAAGTATCAAGTTAGGGTTACAGATGCAAATGGCTGTGAGCTTACTGTATCTGATTTTCTGATTCGTCAGCAACCTGTTGATTCTCGTTTTATGTACGATTATGAAAGTTATTGCAAACTAGAAATTAATCCAAAACCTGCAATTTTGGGTGTACAGAACGGATTTTTCTTTACAGATGATACAGGAATTGAATTAGATTCCTTGAGTGGAGAAATTTATTTGAATAAGTCTTCGCAGGGAACGTATAAAATTGTCTATCAAGCTGATGAGTGTTCGGCTGATACGGTTTTTATAGAAATTAACGAAGATTGTTTTGCTGGGATTCCGAATACATTTACGCCAAATAATGATGGCACGAACGATACGTGGCAAGTTCCATTTTTAGAGCGTTATCCAACTGCTGATGTAGAAATTTTTGATAGAACTGGAAAAATCCTTTTCACTCAAAAGCAAGGTTACAAAAAAGAATGGGACGCACTTTTGAATGGAATGAAACTCGCCGAAGGAACTTATTATTATAGAATAAGAATTAGTGATTCATTAAAACCAATTACAGGACATGTAGCTATTGTTCGATAA
- a CDS encoding LytTR family DNA-binding domain-containing protein — protein sequence MDIFIVDDNPSIRQFLLKVIPTLSKQYKIIGTGASVSEALLLLETQKPNLLILDVELPDGKGFDILQKLIDKKTFNGNVIFITAHDHYALRAIKYSALDYLLKPIDPEALREALLKAVKQIEDKQILQDFTNQKIGVLKQNLENVEQNENSTQEQKIVLSDAEKIYLVAIDEIVRCESNGNYTSFYLTEKRIITISQSIKVFEQMLPTSIFYRVHRSHLINLNFFEFLDKKDGGTIHLKDGSLLPIAIRRKEDLLERLKRR from the coding sequence ATGGATATTTTTATCGTCGATGACAACCCTTCTATTCGTCAGTTTTTATTAAAAGTCATTCCTACTTTATCAAAACAATACAAAATCATAGGAACAGGTGCAAGTGTTTCGGAAGCGTTATTGTTATTGGAAACTCAAAAGCCTAATTTATTGATTTTAGATGTTGAGTTACCAGATGGAAAAGGTTTTGATATTCTACAAAAATTAATTGATAAAAAAACTTTCAACGGCAATGTAATTTTCATTACAGCACACGATCATTATGCCCTACGTGCCATAAAATATAGTGCTTTGGATTATCTTCTGAAACCTATTGACCCAGAGGCACTCAGAGAAGCACTTCTAAAAGCTGTAAAACAAATTGAAGACAAGCAAATTCTTCAAGATTTTACCAATCAAAAAATAGGAGTTTTAAAACAAAACTTGGAAAACGTAGAGCAAAATGAGAATAGCACACAAGAACAAAAAATAGTTCTTTCAGATGCAGAAAAAATATACTTGGTGGCTATTGATGAAATAGTTCGCTGCGAATCAAATGGAAATTATACTTCTTTTTATCTGACTGAAAAACGAATAATTACTATTTCACAATCTATAAAAGTTTTTGAGCAGATGCTTCCTACAAGTATTTTTTATAGAGTACATCGTTCGCATTTGATTAATCTTAACTTCTTTGAGTTTTTAGATAAAAAAGATGGAGGAACAATTCATCTCAAAGATGGAAGTTTGTTGCCCATTGCTATTCGTCGAAAGGAAGATTTATTAGAAAGATTGAAAAGACGTTAG
- a CDS encoding tetratricopeptide repeat protein, producing the protein MIVSFLKKLLLLFSSLFLFTVVYADDDLKEQKMTQFQKDSIYISTELMKAQQLAYPKPDSAELIINEVIAYSKKKNSDFGLMSGYLTLGIVKFIQEDLEKCKEYLETALELSKKLKNEKAKISILNNLGNYYYKKNILDKALDYYLVSLELDKKQPKAELATSYINIGILYKKMKAYTKAEEYFYKTFSAYSKVPKITSLYSYMNLAELYQEIENYERVLSLADTVYKLGIQTKMQQGIGASFTYKATSLYEFKKYHKALVSIDSALAYFPKNAPQRYKVLLDKSKILIKLEKYDQAESILLELTPVLEEFLGKKKVALLYLSEIYKKKNQFEKSLAYFEKYKVADDTLKVQEQRQEVANLFVKYETEEKEAAIQKLNQEAKIKDLELKNSYYIIAGSVVLGFIILIAVWIFFRQKNIIDTFEKEQAKLRWRRAQINPHFFFNVLSAIQMLVYEQQTEKVSKYITGFSYLMRQVLEGSNQEKVSLEEEIKFLTTYLTLEKLSLDFDFEIIEEAQNQDEELEIEDIFIPTMLLQPFVENAIEHGLRKSDKENKKLDIKFIEVNQHTLQISIKDNGAGRNQERKKQHISRALEITQDRKKLMKDVFDYEIIDNVDSNQNSLGTEVIFTINI; encoded by the coding sequence ATGATTGTTTCTTTTTTAAAAAAACTACTACTACTTTTTTCATCATTATTTTTATTTACGGTTGTTTATGCAGATGATGATTTGAAAGAGCAAAAAATGACTCAATTTCAAAAAGATTCTATTTATATTTCAACAGAGCTGATGAAGGCTCAACAATTAGCTTATCCAAAACCAGATTCGGCAGAATTAATTATAAATGAAGTAATAGCCTATTCTAAAAAAAAAAACAGTGACTTTGGATTAATGAGTGGTTATCTTACTTTAGGAATAGTAAAGTTTATTCAAGAAGACTTAGAAAAATGTAAAGAATACCTAGAGACTGCATTAGAATTATCTAAAAAGTTGAAGAATGAGAAAGCTAAAATTAGTATTCTTAATAACTTAGGTAATTATTATTATAAAAAAAATATTTTAGATAAAGCATTAGATTATTATTTAGTTTCTCTAGAGTTAGATAAGAAACAGCCAAAAGCAGAACTAGCTACTTCCTATATCAATATAGGAATTTTATATAAGAAAATGAAAGCTTATACAAAAGCAGAAGAGTATTTTTATAAGACATTTTCTGCTTATTCAAAAGTTCCAAAAATCACTTCACTTTATAGTTATATGAATTTAGCAGAACTTTATCAAGAAATAGAAAATTATGAAAGAGTTTTATCACTTGCTGATACTGTTTATAAGTTAGGAATTCAAACAAAAATGCAACAAGGAATAGGCGCTTCATTTACTTATAAAGCAACTAGTTTATATGAGTTTAAAAAGTATCATAAAGCATTAGTGTCTATAGATAGCGCACTTGCTTATTTCCCGAAAAATGCTCCTCAACGTTATAAAGTTCTCTTAGACAAATCAAAAATATTGATAAAATTAGAGAAATATGACCAAGCTGAGAGTATTCTCTTAGAATTAACACCTGTTTTAGAAGAATTTTTAGGGAAGAAAAAGGTTGCGTTATTATATCTTTCTGAAATTTATAAAAAGAAAAACCAGTTTGAAAAAAGTCTAGCATATTTTGAAAAATATAAAGTAGCTGATGATACGCTTAAAGTTCAAGAACAAAGACAAGAAGTAGCAAACTTATTTGTAAAATATGAAACTGAAGAAAAAGAAGCTGCTATCCAAAAGCTCAATCAAGAAGCTAAGATTAAAGACTTAGAACTCAAAAACTCTTATTATATTATTGCTGGTTCGGTTGTTTTAGGTTTCATAATTCTTATTGCTGTTTGGATATTCTTTAGACAAAAAAATATCATTGATACTTTTGAAAAAGAACAAGCAAAGCTGCGTTGGCGAAGAGCGCAAATAAATCCTCATTTCTTTTTTAATGTTTTATCAGCTATTCAGATGCTTGTGTATGAACAGCAAACTGAAAAAGTGAGTAAGTACATTACAGGTTTTTCGTATCTGATGCGCCAAGTTTTGGAAGGCTCAAATCAAGAAAAAGTATCATTGGAAGAGGAAATAAAATTCCTTACTACTTATCTTACCCTAGAGAAACTTAGTCTTGATTTTGATTTTGAGATAATTGAAGAAGCACAAAATCAAGATGAAGAATTAGAAATTGAAGATATTTTTATCCCTACAATGCTTTTACAGCCTTTTGTAGAAAATGCCATCGAACACGGACTCCGAAAATCGGATAAAGAAAACAAAAAACTAGACATAAAATTTATTGAAGTCAATCAGCACACATTACAAATTTCTATCAAAGATAACGGAGCAGGAAGGAATCAAGAACGCAAGAAACAACATATTTCAAGAGCCTTAGAAATTACTCAAGACCGAAAAAAACTGATGAAAGATGTTTTTGATTATGAAATAATAGATAATGTAGATAGCAACCAAAATTCTTTAGGCACAGAAGTTATCTTTACAATCAATATTTAA
- the hutU gene encoding urocanate hydratase produces the protein MTIHNATEKGATPTGTKLNTNGWQQEAVLRMLYNNLDPDVAERPEDLVVYGGIGKAARNWESFDLIVKALKNMSDEQTLLVQSGKPVAILPTHKDAPRVLISNSMLVPRWATWDHFNELDKKGLMMYGQMTAGSWIYIGTQGIVQGTYETYAELARQHYNGTLKGTLNVTAGLGGMGGAQPLAITMNEGVCLAAEVEEWRIDKRLETRYLDEKYFDIDNAIDAALEYKKEGKNKSIGVVCNIIDLLQRLIDRNITPDTLTDQTSAHDALNGYFPENMSVEEANTLRDANPKDYTERSLDTMAHHVKQMLELQKRGAITFDYGNNLRGQAKDQRDVKNAFDFPGFVPAYIRPLFCEGKGPFRFVALSGDEQDIFECDKVLLELFPENESLHRWIKMAQERIAFQGLPARICWLSLGERQKAALAFNELVKNGTLKAPIVIGRDHLDSGSVASPNRETEAMLDGSDAVADWPVLNALINTAGGATWVSLHHGGGVGMGYSIHSGMVILADGTEEAHERLKRVLHNDPAMGVLRHADAGYQKALDWAEEFNLNLKKNLG, from the coding sequence ATGACCATACACAACGCAACCGAAAAAGGCGCAACGCCCACAGGAACAAAACTAAATACAAATGGATGGCAACAAGAAGCTGTTTTGAGAATGCTCTACAACAATCTTGACCCAGATGTAGCTGAAAGACCAGAAGACTTAGTCGTTTATGGTGGAATTGGAAAAGCTGCAAGAAACTGGGAATCCTTTGATTTGATTGTAAAAGCACTCAAGAATATGAGTGATGAACAAACACTTTTAGTTCAGTCTGGAAAACCTGTTGCCATTTTACCAACTCATAAAGATGCTCCTCGTGTCTTGATTTCAAACTCTATGCTTGTTCCTCGTTGGGCAACTTGGGATCACTTCAACGAATTAGACAAAAAAGGTTTGATGATGTACGGACAAATGACAGCAGGTTCGTGGATTTATATCGGAACACAAGGAATTGTACAAGGAACGTACGAAACGTATGCCGAACTAGCAAGACAACATTACAACGGAACATTAAAAGGAACTTTGAACGTAACAGCAGGACTTGGAGGAATGGGTGGAGCGCAGCCACTTGCCATCACAATGAATGAAGGTGTTTGTTTGGCTGCCGAAGTAGAAGAGTGGCGAATTGATAAACGTTTAGAAACTCGTTATTTAGACGAAAAATATTTTGATATTGATAATGCGATTGATGCAGCATTAGAATACAAAAAGGAGGGAAAGAATAAATCTATTGGTGTTGTTTGTAATATCATTGATTTACTTCAAAGATTAATTGATAGAAATATCACACCTGATACGCTTACTGACCAAACTTCTGCTCACGATGCTTTAAACGGCTATTTCCCAGAAAACATGAGCGTAGAAGAAGCCAACACACTTAGAGATGCAAACCCAAAAGATTATACCGAACGCTCACTAGATACAATGGCACATCACGTAAAACAAATGCTAGAATTACAAAAGCGAGGTGCAATTACGTTTGATTATGGAAATAATCTAAGAGGACAAGCAAAAGACCAACGAGATGTAAAAAATGCCTTTGATTTCCCTGGATTTGTTCCTGCTTATATTCGTCCTTTGTTTTGTGAAGGAAAAGGTCCTTTCCGTTTTGTGGCTCTTTCAGGAGATGAGCAAGATATTTTTGAGTGTGATAAAGTATTGTTAGAATTATTCCCTGAAAATGAATCGTTGCACCGTTGGATAAAAATGGCACAAGAACGCATTGCTTTTCAAGGATTACCTGCTCGTATTTGTTGGTTGAGTTTGGGAGAAAGACAAAAAGCTGCTTTAGCATTTAATGAGCTTGTCAAAAATGGAACGCTAAAAGCTCCTATCGTAATTGGAAGAGACCATTTGGATAGTGGTTCGGTGGCTTCTCCAAACCGAGAAACCGAAGCGATGCTAGACGGTTCGGATGCTGTGGCAGATTGGCCTGTCTTGAATGCACTTATCAATACGGCTGGTGGTGCTACGTGGGTTTCGCTCCATCACGGAGGAGGCGTAGGAATGGGATATTCTATTCACTCTGGAATGGTAATTTTGGCAGATGGAACAGAGGAAGCACACGAAAGACTAAAAAGAGTGTTGCACAACGACCCTGCTATGGGTGTACTTCGCCACGCAGATGCAGGTTATCAGAAAGCACTAGACTGGGCAGAAGAATTTAATCTGAATTTGAAGAAGAATTTGGGATAA